Proteins encoded together in one Ipomoea triloba cultivar NCNSP0323 chromosome 4, ASM357664v1 window:
- the LOC116016068 gene encoding uncharacterized protein LOC116016068, whose product MEKTFKVDRYELAVIPERNQFKTPLREKLTEEEQCLVDNIWSLSTIAQSSGRKATCVNYLIQLLVSGRHKTKKPFTCYALYTGKNAGLYLTWEEMITELEELKKDPKSGNPLYKGYYSIEEATSMLTQKFGNDFVVSEQILRYKEYLKHLDQFSDQELLKNLETGASSSVKLQRFEPQTPKKKLENTFSEVMKTSLKLKEKEIPTLGKIPAPVTSLKSITSPSLNKNPVCPGECSLKTFVLLQECLAQLANSGISTPGISISWDFNYNLYKTCSLQYPDCPENQQSDDFECLCKLEFAIRKARLLIPGFKPFKFQDYPVNFSTLLKHGLVKSANISPLHEFSGILPEMLAETFETIIPEFPKKFRLDFTSLYPDFKENKPAYHLLEVNFQKVDDEYKDFEAEHQHPRALKLEETMEIQLDQARAKILAENFNWTKFKFANKNILREDSQGKIYCDPSIGSRYFFPFEITHPNPRLVNSYKRRIRRILPRTLSSSESEDMNIS is encoded by the coding sequence ATGGAGAAAACTTTCAAGGTGGACAGGTATGAACTTGCTGTTATTCCTGAAAGGAATCAGTTCAAAACTCCACTTCGTGAGAAACTTACTGAAGAAGAGCAATGCTTGGTTGACAATATTTGGAGCTTGTCAACTATAGCCCAATCTTCAGGAAGGAAGGCTACTTGCGTAAACTACttaattcaacttttggtctctggaagacataagaccaagaaaccatttacttgttatgcacTTTATACTGGTAAGAATGCTGGTTTATACTTAACTTGGGAAGAAATGATCACTGAACTTGAGGAACTTAAGAAAGATCCAAAATCTGGAAATCCTTTGTATAAAGGATATTACAGTATTGAGGAAGCTACTTCTATGCTAACTCAAAAGTTTGGAAATGATTTTGTTGTTTCTGAACAGATACTTAGGTATAAAGAATACCTAAAACACTTGGATCAGTTCTCTGATCAGGAActtctgaaaaacttagaaactggaGCTTCCAGCTCAGTGAAACTTcagaggtttgaacctcaaactccTAAAAAGAAACTTGAGAACACTTTCTCAGAAGTAATGAAAACTTCCTTGAAACTTAAGGAAAAGGAGATTCCTACACTTGGAAAAATTCCAGCTCCAGTCACTTCTCTCAAATCCATTACTTCACCTTCACTAAACAAAAATCCAGTTTGTCCTGGAGAATGTTCCTTGAAAACTTTTGTCTTACTACAGGAATGTTTAGCCCAGTTGGCTAATTCAGGCATTTCGACTCCTGGAATCTCAATCTCTTGGGATTTCAATTACAACCTCTACAAAACTTGTTCTCTACAATATCCAGATTGTCCAGAAAACCAACAATCGGATGACTTCGAATGTCTTTGTAAACTTGAGTTTGCCATTAGAAAAGCTCGACTCCTTATTCCTGGgtttaaaccttttaaatttcaggatTATCCAGTTAACTTTTCTACACTTTTAAAACATGGGTTGGTTAAGTCAGCCAATATTTCTCCACTCCATGAATTTTCTGGAATACTTCCAGAAATGCTGGCAGAAACTTTTGAAACTATCATCCCTGAATTTCCCAAAAAATTCAGATTGGATTTCACTTCCCTTTACCCagacttcaaagaaaataaacctgCTTATCATCTACTAGAAGTGAACTTTCAAAAGGTGGATGATGAATACAAAGACTTTGAGGCAGAACATCAGCATCCCAGGGCCTTGAAACTTGAAGAAACAATGGAGATACAACTTGACCAGGCCAGGGCCAAGATACTTGCTGAAAACTTCAACtggacaaaatttaaatttgccAACAAGAACATACTGAGGGAGGACTCTCAAGGGAAGATCTACTGTGATCCAAGCATAGGATCAAGATACTTTTTTCCCTTTGAAATCACTCATCCCAATCCAAGACTTGTCAACTCCTACAAGAGAAGGATCAGGAGGATACTACCGagaactttgtcttcttctgaATCAGAAGATATGAATATATCTTGA